A genomic segment from Sander vitreus isolate 19-12246 chromosome 3, sanVit1, whole genome shotgun sequence encodes:
- the pou2af2 gene encoding POU domain class 2-associating factor 2: MDTEYSKRVYQGVRVKHTVKDLLAEKRSRQTNGPRYSGGSTSPPSFVQMPGSHMLPGYYGMRRPFISESDFCQSTKQFSPDVYSPTLGGKPLGCDPSTITSYPSFIDSYYPETFGDYRSAAAFSSSGGSFLPSSALSSLLPPFGGESSHLFLRDSWEQSVPEPVSQVEALCPDSLASVSVPPSMPSPEPPGSPSQYRSPSRGSSMGPGSSSQPYILHSMEEAHYHPLTTNSSYQVPSTSFPCPSYMSTPISDLVSKMVTEEEADSHTSLPPNSEAHSSWAKEDGVSSWSPYEIRRAY, encoded by the exons ATGGACACAG AATATTCTAAGAGAGTGTACCAAGGCGTTCGAGTCAAGCACACAGTCAAAGACCTTCTGGCTGAGAAGCGATCTCGACAGACAAATGGGCCCAGATACAGC GGAGGATCGACCTCTCCGCCTTCATTTGTCCAGATGCCAG GGTCTCACATGCTGCCCGGCTACTACGGCATGAGGCGTCCCTTCATCTCAGAGTCAGACTTCTGTCAGTCCACCAAGCAGTTCTCCCCTGACGTGTATTCACCCACACTGGGTGGCAAACCTCTGGGCTGCGATCCCTCCACCATAACCAGCTACCCCTCCTTCATTGACAGCTACTACCCAGAGACCTTCGGAGATTACCGCAGCGCTGCTGCCTTCTCCAGCTCTGGAGGATCCTTCCTGCCCTCATCGGCCCTCTCGTCCCTGCTGCCTCCATTTGGTGGAGAGTCCTCACATTTATTTCTG AGAGACTCATGGGAGCAGTCAGTTCCAGAGCCAGTATCCCAGGTGGAGGCTCTGTGTCCGGACAGCCTCGCTTCCGTCAGCGTCCCGCCCTCCATGCCCAGCCCAGAACCCCCAGGGAGCCCCTCCCAGTACCGCTCCCCCAGCCGAGGCTCCTCCATGGGCCCCGGCTCCAGCAGCCAGCCCTACATCCTGCACTCCATGGAGGAAGCCCACTACCACCCCTTAACCACCAACAGCTCTTACCAGGTCCCATCCACCTCCTTCCCTTGCCCTTCCTACATGAGCACTCCCATCAGCGACCTGGTGTCCAAGATGGTGACAGAGGAGGAGGCCGACAGCCACACCAGCCTCCCCCCCAACAGCGAGGCTCACTCCTCCTGGGCCAAGGAAGATGGAGTGAGCTCCTGGTCGCCCTACGAGATCAGGAGGGCCTACTGA